GAGGAGGAGAAAGGTAAGACTTGGGAAGAGTTGGAAAGGGAAGCAAGTTATGCAGACAGGGAGAAAGGGGATGATTCAGACAGTGAGGAGGAGAGAACAAGAAGGAAGATGAAGGCTTTTGGAAAGGCTCGGGCTCCTGACAATAGGAATCGTGGTGGCAGTCTTCCCAAGAGGCCAAAATTAAGGTGAATGTATGGGCTCTGTTGGACAGTCTTTGTAAAAGAAATCCTGGTGGAGGATTGAAGAGAGGATCTCTCTCTTTGGTAAGCTATACAGTATCATCAGCACCAGCAGTAGATGAAGCAGGACAACTTTGTATAAGAGGCCGTTTCGTTTCCAACATGTTCTAAAATGGTTCTAGTTTCCCTTTGTGGCCTTGAACGAACCGAAGTTGTCCTTTCTACTTCTGGGATTTTTAGAATCTGTGGCTAGTTAATGTATATGAGAATGCAGGTTCAGTGCTTGGAATGTGCTTGATCGGGTTGTTGAATTTTCTGGCAGCTTGAACTCATTGTTAGAAGCATACCGTTGTTCCATACAATGTAGCAATGACCTCTTAATGTATGATTTTTGAAGAATGAATTTTATTCGAATCACGCGTTCACACTATATTCCCTTGTAAACTTTGTCGTTTAAACATGTaacaattttgaatttcaacaaccatttttcatttgctttattattattattattatttagctAAAAAGAAAACAGACTCTAATTCTCTATAcaattcaaaaaaagaaaagaaaaaagaaagtactCTTTATCAAGTGTTTATCTTCTCTTTTAAGGATCaatgttaaaaattaacaaatgaCGCTGTACAGTGTTTTTTAATCAGAACAAATAAATACTATATTAATGGGGCGGGAAGGTGAATGAACTAGCTGGCCTCCATCCATATATGCTCGCTTGATGTTTatttaagaataatgctatataGACACAATAATGAGTTGTACAAATGCTGTTTATTCATTTCAATGCTATTaaatgaatcttatatttatttatttttttcaagaagagTGCACGACTCTTACGTGCCAATATCATTTCTCGTCTCTTAAACAATAAACATACATCCTGTTGCTCTCCTGCCCGTTACTTCTGCGGGTTGCAAGGGTCATGTAAACGTGCCGAATGCCGAAGAGGAAGTTCGGCCTCCCCAGCTAGCTGGAGTGTGAGGGAGCAGACTCCTTCCAGTCCCGTACGTAGAGTTTAAATGCGGCTCTCCCACTCAACTATTTTCCCAGCCTGTACTGCATTTTTGAGTGCCCATTGCAACTTTTTAATTGCTTTGTTGAGCTGTATACTAATTGCTGTTGCTGCTCCTCTTTACTCCCCATTaaaatgacaacaaaaaaaaGCTCATTTTTCCCTCTGCAACTCAGCATTTTTTTCCTGCAAAAGCCATATACATTTGGTAACACCCCATTTAGAAACTGATGGTGGAGATCATGTTGAATGTTCATTCTAGCCTACCTCTTCAAGTTTATCAATATGACAGCTATCCACAAACTTGTATTTCGAAGAAGTATGTAAAATGCAGAATGCATGGCGTAATGTGACCTGAAATACATGAAAGTGACATGACTGATCTATCATGATTTTTGCTCAAGATTTTCTCATCACAATCAAGTTTAATGCTGGGTTTTTGATATAAATTATGCACGTTTCAAGAATTCATTTTCAAGTcgaaacaaaaaagagagaaacaatTATGCATTTGATCTAGGCTGTATGAATTGAATGATCACTGaattggaaattaaaaaaaaaaaacaaattgaagaaTATGGCGGCTGCTGGTCCCGGCGGGGCTCGAACCCGCGACCTTCGGCTCATAAGACCAACGCTCTAACCAACTGAGCTACGGGACCATTAGCTCCATCTGCTCGgagcaagaaattaaaaatatatctatgttTGAGTAAACGTTATTCAATATGAAAATAGCTTATTATAGCGGCTATGTATATAGTACGTAGTAACCTCATGTATATTAactctttactattttttatttttttatggacgCTAATTTACTAATAACTTATAATTTATTGTTTGGTACGTGCATGCATGTAAAGCTAGCTACTATAGAAACTACGCTAGCTGCTCATGATCACCCTCAAAGGGAATTAttaaccatgcatatatatatatatatatatatatatatatatataaattacctTATATAAGATCAAGATCAAGGGATATCGATCGATAATCTATATTGTTGAGCACTGTGGAGTTTGGTCCATACTGCTTGAGCAGAGTCATTAGTCACTCGAGCAGAGGTAAGTCAGAGAGTTCATTCAAGACTGCTCGACAATGAACTCAAGCAGATGTAAGTCAGAGAGTTCGTTCGAAATTGCTCGACAGTGAGTTTGACTCAAACTCTAGTGTTCGCTCGACCCAATGTTGATTTGGCCGTTTGCTCTACGTGCCGCGCGAGCGAAGTACACAGATTTTTGCTAGATTggtaaatctaacatattacatTAAATCACGTTAgtatttaaactttttttgtgTAAGATTCGTGTGTAGAcctaacattttatatatatatatatatatatggaaaatgttatacatttaagaaaaacttttttttttaaaaaaacttaattttcgATGAAGAGATTTGTTGAACCACGTATATTATGCGTCATGTTCTTGATGGTGTAAATCAAGcatttctcaaatatatatatatatatatatatattcacatgagttactgtaatatatattcacatgagttactgtaatatatattaattccatTCCAACAACTGAACAGTGAGTTTGGTGAAATATTGAATGATCACTGTAAATGTACAAGGCGCCAACGCTCTTTCCAAAAGATCccaatattattacaatttttgaCAGTGACATTAATTTTTTGCAACAGCCAGCTCAGCATGCAGCTGGGATTACCCTCTGATGATCAAACCCCATAAATTAAAACGAATTAGGATCTTCTACCATTACTGTATTAATTGGTACTTAGGGGGCGTATTCATGACTcatgagaaagaaataaatacagCCTAGCTTATAGGcttaataatatatcaaataCGACATATTAGTGAGAGGATATGATGTCATTGAAGATGCTACATGTACTTAAGTCACtaatccattattatttttattttatttcgattCCATTATGGTAAAActtcttttatattaaaatatatgtttttttaaaagaatattgtaAAACAGATATGAAGTATGTATCAAAGACACCtcaatatatgtatgtatatagtGCGGTGCTATTCTGCTGCTTAGAGTAGCTCGCTCAGAGTGATCGTTAGGTTAaaatgtctttttatttttttttatttatatttttttatcattttaaaacattttttaaaaaatataaaaaaatattaatacattaatagttaatctattaagtaaaaaaaattaaaatatatgaagtatgaAAATGAGGGGGAATTACTTGAGTAGACaaagtaacatttttttatgtatatatatacatgtattaacTCTCTTTGACCTAACACTCCTATGAAATAAATTCGATCAAGGAAGTAGTGTCAACTACTTTTCCATCCAAGAGGCAGAGAGTAACAGTACTGATGTTCATAATTGAAGGATTTGTTCTATTTAAAGGCTGGACATGGCTAACCTTCTCTTCACTGTAACAAACAGATAGATCACAAGGAGAGACTAGTAGACATCAGATTGTGAAAGTGAGGGCATTTCTAGGGTAACTGAAGAAGATGCGTGCTAAGATGGAAAGATCAGTTACTACTACAATGTTGCTGGTCCTGATCACCATGCTGCTAGTAGTGGTTTTTTCACCTGATCAGGTTGAAGGAGGAAGGCAACTGAAAAGCCAGGAGAAGGTGGAGCAACCCCAGACCTTTTTTGGAAGTGGGGTTGGAAGCCCTCTAGGGTTCTTTACAAGCCCTCCTGGCAGTAGTAGAACTGGGACAGGATCAGTGCCAGGGTCACCTTCAAGCGCCTTTTGTTATATCTTCCCTGGGGGCAGCTGCGTCCCAGCTCTGCCCACTACCCCTGGTACTGGTCATGGTTCCATTGGAGTTGGCTCACCACCATGATATTTACATAGGGTTTATTTGAGGAGCTGCATGCATGGGTACATGATTATTCATCATTCATGGGTGTCTGGCCTGGTGCTCGGCTTCGATGTTTTTCAGAGTTAGGGACGGGCGCGCGCGTGTTTTAGCTAGTTGTTTAATTAGGTGTACGTCCTAGTTGCTGTGTGTCATGAGtgctttatttctttctttttcctttttcgtttGTTTTAGGCTTTCGGCTGATGATCATTGCATGCTGCCTGCTGTTACCCAAATCTTGTAGGAAAGGAAATATTCGGTCACATTTGAGCTTGAATGTTTTCCTTTTGGATTTTACAttactaattaattatcaatatcCCGATCTTTAAGCTTTGAATTgcctaaaatatttaaagcccGCACGGTACGTACGTAGCATTATATATAGAACTTGATGAAGTGAAAAATAGCtttaaattactctttaaaattagaaaaaccaGATGcctcttaattaattagtgtCTTAGCAGTAATTAGCACCATTTAGAAATTCTTATATGGAATAATTTATCTGTACATGCAACTTAAAGATTAACACAAGAAGAGCATATAGATTCACGTACGTGATCTGatctctctttatatatatgaatatgcgAGTAGTATTACTACAGATTTATTAaccttaaataaaataaaaaatcattatcGAACTCATTTAAAGTTGAtcgaatatttaataaaaaaacacaacaatGTTTCAAAAATCCTCCATATATAATGAACAAGTGaggataaaattaattaagagaataaaaaaatagatttctttgttgaatgttgagattaaatgttataaaaatctatatattaatatatatatatatattaataatgagattatattaataatatttaaaatgctagctaaaagttaaaaagaaatagatacaTCATGAATAGCTGATCCAGAActcaagcatgcatgcatgttctatatatatatatatatatatatatatatatagcatcaaTATCCATCAATGAATATTTACAGCTTGTCTGGAAttccaaaattaatatatatatatatattttagatgaaagttgaaagtttaataaaatattattagaatattattttttaatattattattattttgagatttaaaaaagttgaattgtttattatatcttgtatgaaaatttgaaaaagttgtaatgataagataaaatgaattgagaatgttTCTCGATCAATCGACTCCTAAATATTCATCATGTGGATCTAGTAATCCGTACAATATTAAGCATTCTACAGTCCACGCCAGCGTATCTTTCTTTACAATTACAAAATCCCAATTTAATCAAATAGTTTGAGAGGATATCTATAAAGTGAattgagtttatttatttttcagttttgaaACCATTTGCAAACTGAGGAGGTTTGTAGCAAATTGACTCAATTGCAGAAATTAGATTAACGTTTAATAAAAAGGTAACAATCCAATTACATGAAGCGGGGATAGGTCAGTTGGGAGAGCGTCAGACTGAAGATCTGAAGGTCGCGTGTTCGATCCACGCTCACCGcatctctatctttttttttttttttcctcagacccgtcaaattgatttttttatttttttatcattttaaaatatttaaaaaaaaagtcaatatactaatagttagtcaataaaaaaaattaaaataaaaaagatgtcAAATTTAAATGTCTTCgtaacattttcctttctttttcaaaagcaaaagaagagagagacgATTGATGGACACAAATGGACAAAAACATTATAGTCTTGTTTTCTTCTAGGTTACATTTgtatgttaaattgaattgagttgatattataaaatattgttagaatattattttttaatattattattattttgagatttgaaaaagttaaattatttattatattttgtattgaaattttaaaaaattataataataaattgatatgagtGGAAATGAATTAAAGAAACAAACGAAGTCTAAGAAATACAAAGTGGATATCAGATACCTCCTGAGTGGTGGGATGTCATCAGGAATTGAATCCCCGAGTGCTTGGATGTGATTAAAATAGTATGATTAGAACCACAAAACGacgtatttttttatattacttttGGATTTAAGAGCAATATGAATTATTGGttctatcttttaaaatatattattaaaatatattttttctattttatatattaatttttataatatatcatgtatcaatttatctattttttttatattatttaaatattatacactttaatatattttatttattttaaataaggtaaaaagtataaaatagatacataaatgaataaagagtaaaaaatagatagaaaattgaattaaatatttatataaatgtgaATAGTATTCCATAGATGTAGAGATGGTACTGTAACAAActagatattaattataaatacatgATCTATTAGATGagctatattaaactatttcttttaaattttacaaaaatatagattttacatTTAAAGGAGTTAAGATTTAAAGGAGTTAGGTATGTGACACGACACGACTTTGGTAATGGCCAGGTTAACAAGGTGGACTCCAACACAACTCGTGTGCAATTGGGTTGTCCACAATCTTATTTATAATCAACATCTCCATCCAAATCTactattgaaaaagaaaatcaaatgatTCGAGGAGATGCTTGTCAACATTGGTCTCGCACTGAGGCTCAAGTCTTACGCTTTTAATGGTCTATAATAATAAAGGTTGGATCTATTTCTTGacgtatattttaaaatgattagtcaatattattacaagaccattaaaatcattacaaagaataaaaactTATTCCTCTCAAATACGGTAGGATCTCATGATTTATCACGTTTCTACTACGATACTTCATTATTTTGGGGCCTTAAACTAGGTATACATGTTCTCAATTCCCGAATGtagattaagaaaaattttatttgtaattttgagtaGGAGATTGTCTGTACAATTCCATTAATGAATatgggtaaaagaaaaaaaaaatattattttaaaaaagatattattataattttaaaatttttttaaatataattatatgagattgaTGATAATGTAGACTAACTCATAGATTAATGTATGTGCTTGGAGCCTCCAACATCGGACATGCCTGTTATCGTAGGAAGTGAGAAGTGGTGGAAGATGATGAGGTCTCTCTTATTCGTAACTGAGATGTCACTCACCTACTCTGTCCACCCAGGCCTAGCTTTCCCTTTCAACATGTCGCCACCACTTCACCAACCACGTTATTACCTCCATACCATCTTGTCAGGAAGGAATTCCAATAACAACAGTCAGCTCACAAAGCTCGTTGCTGATTGCACTTTGCCTCTCTCGCATACCCTTTGGCTCAAAAGTgaggaaaataatttctttggaCGTTTTCACAAAGAGTGGCCCACCCTTACCCTGGTCGTAagagtggttttttttttttttcacattttttaatagatttaaatatttttaaaaaataaaaaaatataccaatacacttaaaatcatctctttaattattaaataaaatttttttttatcaccagTTAAATGGAGCGGTCAAAATTGAGAGGcatagtaattttttattctttcacaAAAGAAAAGCACGAGCCTTGTCTACAATAGCCATAAGAGGAAGAGAGTGAGAGGAAGATGaatatctatttgaaaaatgttatctatacttacaattttacgcACATAATCATATGTACTGACATGTCAATTATTGAAAATTgtaaaacttttagaatttaaaatttgaattaaaaaataataactgatgaaaTAGGGCTGGCACTCATTGAGTATAATGCTGGGCGTAAAGTTATACTACTTATATCActacactttttatttttcctttagcATAATTGAGCCAAAAGATTTTATATTGGTATGTTCATTGTTTAGGGcaactatatattttaaattaattattttattctcaagtcGGTGTGTGAATTATACaatctatatcatttaaacgataagatttaattaataaaatttatctttttaattaaattatgtcatgtaccCATGTTTTTAGATATACACCGACTTGAGAGAATATAATCTCTCATTTCAAAGATGGCACAATCGGATTATGATAACTTTTAGAGCTCTTATTGGAATCTTTAGCATAGAATTGGgctttacaatattatttattgagcTGACATTTGATACTGCTCGAgaatccacaaaaaaaaaaaaaataataaataaataaataaaggaaaataaagagtATTAAAACATGTGCAAAGATGCCTAAGATTATTTTCCTAGGTGGAatgttctatttttattttttgaagatttttctaaatttttaccgCTTTTATGTTTTTACAATAAGTATTgcttcatctataaaataaattatataaaaataattttataaattatcatatctTCATCttacatctattttataataaaattaattttataatttaacgaaCTGTATTAAATCAtagtaatttataaaattatttttacggAATATCTTTTTACTATCTGCCCTCAAGATTTTCCCAAGTGATGGCATCGAGAAGATGGCATCGAGTAAAGAAAGGAAAAGCTTGTAACTGACGAAAGACTACTCATCAGGGTAgcattttccaattttctttttttttttaatgtttttttaatgagagTGTATTCCCATGACTGTCCGCTTATAAATACCGACACCATAACTCTTAACCATGGAGAAGAGTCGCGGAGTCCAATCAAGAGGACTCGGGACACGCCCAGGACAGATTAAGGTCTGCCTCCGCTCTAACCAGAACCAGACATCTGGGCCTTAGAATTTCCATCTTGATCATGGGGTTCATCCAAGTTGGTTTTGTGTTAATTCATTGATTGGAACTTTAATATCTTTGATCGAACTCATGGGTCTTTATCTTTTATAGTCTGGAGTTTGTGGTTGCTGGGTTATAAATGCTTGGTTTGTCTGGTTACTTATTGTGATTTATGCTAACTAAGTCGATGTAATAGGGTTCTTATCAATGTTAACTTCGAATATCTTGTAGCAGAGGAGTGAACTGTGAATCTGTTGCTTCTTTTTGGTGAAATGATGCAATTCTGGTTTGAGTAAATGtatgcaagttttttttaacTAGTTAATGTTTTTAATTACAGAAAAGGAGCGAAAAATTAAGGCTTTACGCCCAATcttgttatatttctttgttctaaatttgtgatttgtttACAATTGAAATTGACGGTTCCGATGGTTCCTTAGTTCTTTATACCAATTTATTGGGTTCAAAATGGCATTATTTCGTTGGTTTCCCTTGTTATGAGCCCAACTCTGGGATATACTTGCTCTTCCTCTTGCACATGTAAGATTTTCTAACCCTTTATTATTGGGTTGATTTGGAAGAATGGACCTTTTATCTTTACGCTTTCTAAACTCTTGTCAAGAGTCGTTCTTCTCAATCTCTGAATTGCAGAATTATATCTCAGACTAGTATACTTCCATTTTACTTCAATACGTTCCATAATAGCGTGTACTACTTTGTCTTGTTGGTGCTGCGTAACTTTATAACACTGCTCAGATACTTATAACTTGCACTGTCTTGTAAGTCAAGGAAGGATTTCTGTCTAAGAGTATCAGAATTACCAttgattatgcatttatttattcttcCCTTTTGTATTATCCCTGTATTTTGCCAGGGTAGTGCTCATTCATGTGTTGACATATCTGCGTGTGCTATTTCCTTTGCAGCCTTGGCATAATGGATACCTTCCTATTCACCTCTGAGTCTGTAAATGAGGGGCATCCCGATAAGCTCTGTGATCAGATATCTGACGCAGTGCTTGATGCCTGCCTTGAACATGACCCTGAGAGCAAGGTCGCCTGTGAGACTTGCACCAAGACCAACATGGTTATGGTCTTTGGAGAGATCACTACGAAAACTGATGTAGACTATGAGAAGATTGTACGTGACACATGCCGTTCGATTGGATTTGTTTCTAATGATGTGGGACTTGATGCTGACAACTGCAAGGTTCTGGTTAACATCGAACAGCAGAGCCCTGATATTGCCCAGGGTGTCCATGGCCATCTCACCAAGCGGCCTGAGGAGATTGGTGCTGGTGACCAGGGTCACATGTTTGGATATGCTACTGATGAGACCCCTGAGCTTATGCCTCTCAGCCATGTTCTGGCTACCAAGCTTGGTGCTCGCCTCACGGATGTTCGGAAGAGTGGAACTTGCCCCTGGTTGAGACCTGATGGCAAAACCCAAGTCACTGTTGAATACTACAATGACCATGGTGCTATGGTCCCAATACGTGTCCACACTGTTCTCATTTCCACGCAGCATGATGAAACTGTTACCAATGATGAGATTGCTGCTGATCTCAAAGAGCATGTTATCAAGCCCGTGATTCCCGAGAAGTACCTTGATGAGAAGATCATCTTCCATCTCAATCCATCTGGGCGATTTGTCATTGGTGGGCCTCATGGAGATGCAGGTCTAACTGGGCGTAAAATCATCATTGATACCTACGGTGGATGGGGAGCCCATGGTGGTGGTGCTTTCTCTGGAAAGGACCCAACCAAGGTAGATAGGAGTGGAGCCTACATTGTTAGGCAGGCAGCAAAGAGCATTGTTGCCAATGGGCTTGCTCGAAGGTGCATCGTGCAGGTGTCATATGCCATTGGTGTTCCA
This genomic interval from Juglans microcarpa x Juglans regia isolate MS1-56 chromosome 4D, Jm3101_v1.0, whole genome shotgun sequence contains the following:
- the LOC121260761 gene encoding S-adenosylmethionine synthase 5-like codes for the protein MDTFLFTSESVNEGHPDKLCDQISDAVLDACLEHDPESKVACETCTKTNMVMVFGEITTKTDVDYEKIVRDTCRSIGFVSNDVGLDADNCKVLVNIEQQSPDIAQGVHGHLTKRPEEIGAGDQGHMFGYATDETPELMPLSHVLATKLGARLTDVRKSGTCPWLRPDGKTQVTVEYYNDHGAMVPIRVHTVLISTQHDETVTNDEIAADLKEHVIKPVIPEKYLDEKIIFHLNPSGRFVIGGPHGDAGLTGRKIIIDTYGGWGAHGGGAFSGKDPTKVDRSGAYIVRQAAKSIVANGLARRCIVQVSYAIGVPEPLSVFVDTYCTGKIPDKEILKIVKENFDFRPGMIAINLDLKRGGNGRFLKTAAYGHFGRDDPDFTWEVVKPLKWEKPLE